Below is a window of Diaminobutyricibacter sp. McL0608 DNA.
CAAGCAGGATGTCAGGAGTTCGAATCTCCTAGGCTCCACAGTTTTCCTCACCCGTGCCGCTAGGGTGCCGCTATGGCAAGTGTTCTCGCGTGGATCTCAGGCTCCGGAGTCGTGCAGGGCGTGATCATCGGCGCGGCGCTGGCGTTTCTCACGGCGATCGTCGTGATGAACGCGGTCGGCCGGACGATCGCAACGACCACCAATGGCTGGAACTCCGTCGTCACGGTCGAACAGCCCGGAAACGGAATCCTCGTGCGTGCCGCCGCCGCGAAAGCACTACCCGCCGTCAACGTGTTCGAAGAGGCCGCGTACTGGACGACCACCAGGGATGGCGCCGGAATAACACTGAGCGGTGCGCACGAATACGTGCTGCGATTTCCGGCCGGGCAACTTCCACCGAATGACGCCTTCTGGTCGCTCACTGTCACGGACGTCGTCGGGTACATGGTGAGCACCCCGATCGGCCGGTCGAGTTTCAACGATCGTTCGGACCTTGCCCGGAACGCGGACGGTTCGATCGACATCCTTCTCCAGCGCGACTCCCCACCCGGGCATGAGCAGAACTGGCTGTCAACGCCTGAGGGGAAGTTCAAGCTGACGCTCCGTGCCTACTTGCCCGGCGCCGCGATCCTCGATGGCACCTACCGTGTGCCCCCGGTCGAAAGGGCGCACTGAGATGAACCGCCTCATCATCAAATACGCCTACCCCATCACAGCGATCATTCTGGTGATCTTCGCGTGGGTCATCTACTCCCGGGCCGCTCAAGGATGGAACAACGTCCTGGTCCTCGCCGTCGCCGCCGTCATTGTGTGGGCGATCGGTGCGCCGACGTTCCTCTACCTGTGGCCGCGCATCACGATCAGCGGCTTCAAGCGCGCGATCCTTAAGCGTGGTTTCGGCACCGGCCCGATCCCCGTGAACACCCTGTACGCCGAGCCGAGCACCTCTTCCGCTTCGCCCACCGGGAGCCTGATGGGAACCGGAACCGACGATGTGCTCTACGTAGCCGGCTGGCTCGACCTGAGGAACGGACCACAGGTCCTGCATGTGCCCGACACGGCCGGCCGGTACTACAGCCTGCAGTTCACCGACCCGTCTACGAGCGCCAACTTCGCGTACGTCGGCAAACGGGTGACGGGCACCGGGGCCGGTGACTACCTTCTCAGCGCACCCGGCTGGAACGGAACGGTACCGGAAGGCCTGACCCAGATTTCGGCGCCCCACAACTCCGCTCTCATCATCGGGCGGGTATTCGTCGATGGCGAGAGCGATCAACCGACCGCATACGCGCTTGCGACGCAGATCACGCTCGCACCAGTAAATCCCTCAGGCCGGTCACTCGGCCAGTGACCCCGGTGGCACGATCGGCCGGGTTTCGAACGGACTCGAATACGAGACGCTGGTGATGGGCTTCCAGCACCTCGAGGATGCCGTACCCCAGACGCTCAGGATCGACGATCGCGCGATAGCCGCGAATCACGCCGCCCTCCTCGGGTCTGCGCACCCGTTCGGCCACCGCACTGTTCGACATGTGCACGGCACGCGCCAGTTCGGCGATCGACTGGCGACCGTCCCGCCTAATCTGTTGGTCATGACTT
It encodes the following:
- a CDS encoding DUF1254 domain-containing protein, translating into MNRLIIKYAYPITAIILVIFAWVIYSRAAQGWNNVLVLAVAAVIVWAIGAPTFLYLWPRITISGFKRAILKRGFGTGPIPVNTLYAEPSTSSASPTGSLMGTGTDDVLYVAGWLDLRNGPQVLHVPDTAGRYYSLQFTDPSTSANFAYVGKRVTGTGAGDYLLSAPGWNGTVPEGLTQISAPHNSALIIGRVFVDGESDQPTAYALATQITLAPVNPSGRSLGQ
- a CDS encoding Lrp/AsnC family transcriptional regulator → MPCGVGFRSHDQQIRRDGRQSIAELARAVHMSNSAVAERVRRPEEGGVIRGYRAIVDPERLGYGILEVLEAHHQRLVFESVRNPADRATGVTGRVTGLRDLLVRA
- a CDS encoding DUF1214 domain-containing protein, with translation MASVLAWISGSGVVQGVIIGAALAFLTAIVVMNAVGRTIATTTNGWNSVVTVEQPGNGILVRAAAAKALPAVNVFEEAAYWTTTRDGAGITLSGAHEYVLRFPAGQLPPNDAFWSLTVTDVVGYMVSTPIGRSSFNDRSDLARNADGSIDILLQRDSPPGHEQNWLSTPEGKFKLTLRAYLPGAAILDGTYRVPPVERAH